A region from the Salvelinus sp. IW2-2015 linkage group LG19, ASM291031v2, whole genome shotgun sequence genome encodes:
- the LOC111979598 gene encoding LOW QUALITY PROTEIN: DNA replication licensing factor mcm4 (The sequence of the model RefSeq protein was modified relative to this genomic sequence to represent the inferred CDS: inserted 1 base in 1 codon; substituted 1 base at 1 genomic stop codon) produces MSSPTSTPGRRKRNRDDIPATPGSDGLVSPPSQRRRRQDSSNGDLPAMPTSPATDIASPAVHDTSLFSSPRRSVLPSEVDMSSPLMYGTPSSRVEGTPRSGVRGTPARQRPDLGSIRKAPQVDLHSEPPSADGAVASEQAVGQKLVIWGTDVNVGTCKEKFQRFLQXFIDPTSNEDEMLVWTXTSFYMQKLEEIQLVGEPVLNVQLAMCSPLSRPVQAAHLLPPGIIPTFDMAVNELFFERSQTPSCAPDPGAAVQRLKTRNMRSLNPEGNRQMITISGMVIRTSQLIPEMQEAFFQCQVCAFSTRVEVDRGRIAEPAVCRNCNTTHSLALIHNRSAFSDKQMIKVQESPDDMPAGQTPHTTIVYAHNDLVDKVQPGDRINITGIYRAVPMRENPRQSNVKSVYKTHIDVIHFRKTDEKRLHGLDEDSDQKLFTEERVQTLKELASKPDVYNRLSSALAPSIYEHEDIKKGILLQLFGGTRKDFSQTGRGNFRAEVNILLCGDPGTSKSQLLQYVFNLVPRGQYTSGKGSSAVGLTAYVMKDPETKQLVLQTGALVLSDNGICCIDEFDKMSDSTRSVLHEVMEQQTLSIAKAGIICQLNARTSVLAAANPVESQWNPKKTTIENIQLPHTLLSRFDLIFLMLDPQDEAYDRRLAHHLVALYYQSEEQIEEEFLDMAVLKDYIAYARTYINPRLNEEASQALIEAYVDMRKIGSGRGMVSAYPRQLESLIRLAEAHAKVRFSDKVETIDVEEAKRLHREALKQSATDPRTGFVDISILTTGMSATARKRKEELTQALKKMIQSKGKSPAMKYQQLFDDLRGQSEAAITKDMFEEALRALADEDYLTVTGKTVRLL; encoded by the exons TTCTCCCCAGTGAGGTGGACATGAGCTCCCCTCTGATGTACGGGACTCCTAGCTCCAGGGTGGAGGGCACCCCCCGTAGTGGTGTGCGTGGCACCCCAGCCAGACAGCGCCCTGACCTGGGCTCCATCAGGAAGGCCCCCCAGGTGGACCTTCACTCTGAGCCG CCAAGTGCAGATGGTGCAGTAGCCAGTGAGCaggcagtgggtcagaagcttgtTATCTGGGGCACTGATGTCAACGTGGGCACGTGCAAGGAGAAGTTCCAG AGATTCCTGC AGTTCATTGACCCGACTTCCAACGAGGATGAGATGCTGGTTTGGACCTGAACGAGCTTCTACATGCAGAAGCTGGAGGAG ATACAGTTGGTTGGTGAGCCTGTGCTGAACGTTCAACTCGCCATGTGCAGTCCTTTGAGCAGACCTGTACAGGCAGCTCATCTCCTACCCCCAG GAATCATCCCCACATTTGACATGGCTGTCAATGAGCTGTTCTTTGAGCGTTCCCAGACTCCATCTTGTGCACCAGATCCAGGTGCGGCCGTACAACGCCTGAAGACTAGGAACATGAGGAGCCTGAACCCTGAAGGTAATAGA CAAATGATCACCATCAGCGGCATGGTGATCAGGACCTCCCAGCTGATCCCAGAGATGCAGGAGGCCTTCTTCCAGTGCCAGGTTTGTGCCTTTTCTACCCGTGTGGAGGTGGACCGCGGCCGCATCGCAGAGCCCGCCGTGTGCCGCAACTGCAACACCACCCACAGTCTGGCCCTCATCCACAACCGCTCAGCCTTCTCCGACAAACAGATG ATCAAAGTGCAGGAGTCTCCTGATGACATGCCTGCTGGGCAGACCCCTCACACCACCATAGTGTATGCTCATAACGACCTGGTCGACAAAGTACAGCCAGGAGACCGCATCAACATCACTG GTATCTATAGAGCGGTTCCTATGCGTGAGAACCCTCGCCAGAGCAACGTGAAGTCTGTGTACAAGACCCACATCGATGTCATCCATTTCCGCAAGACTGATGAGAAGCGCCTTCACGGGCTGGATGAGGATTCAGACCAGAAGCTTTTCACTGAAGAGCGCGTCCAGACACTGAAGGAGCTGGCCTCCAAACCAGATGTATACAATCGTCTCTCCTCCGCCCTGGCCCCCAGCATCTATGAACACGAGGACATCAAGAAG GGTATTCTTCTCCAGCTATTCGGGGGCACCCGTAAAGACTTCAGCCAGACAGGCCGCGGTAACTTCCGTGCCGAGGTAAACATCCTGCTCTGTGGAGACCCCGGCACCTCCAAGTCCCAGCTGCTGCAGTACGTGTTCAATCTGGTGCCCCGCGGTCAGTACACGTCTGGGAAGGGCTCCAGCGCCGTGGGCCTCACAGCCTATGTGATGAAGGACCCAGAGACCAAGCAGCTAGTGCTGCAGACGGGGGCCCTGGTGCTCAGTGATAACGGGATATGTTGTATTGATGAGTTTGACAAGATGAGCGACAGCACGCGCTCTGTGCTGCATGAGGTCATGGAGCAGCAGACTCTCTCCATCGCCAAG GCAGGAATCATTTGCCAGCTCAATGCACGCACCTCCGTCCTGGCAGCAGCCAATCCTGTGGAGTCTCAGTGGAACCCCAAGAAGACGACCATTGAGAACATCCAGCTCCCTCACACACTGCTCTCAAG atttgatctgatcttcctgATGCTGGATCCTCAAGACGAGGCTTATGACCGTCGCCTGGCTCACCACCTGGTAGCGCTCTACTACCAGAGCGAGGAGCAGATTGAAGAAGAGTTCCTGGACATGGCTGTGCTGAAGGACTACATTGCATACGCTCGCACTTACATCAACCCCAGACTGAACGAAGAAGCCAGCCAGGCACTCATTGAG GCCTACGTGGACATGAGGAAGATTGGCAGCGGGCGGGGGATGGTGTCTGCCTACCCCAGGCAGCTGGAGTCTCTGATCCGCCTGGCTGAGGCCCATGCCAAGGTGCGCTTCTCTGACAAGGTGGAGACCATCGACGTGGAGGAGGCCAAGAGACTGCATCGCGAAGCCCTCAAGCAGTCCGCTACAGACCCCAGGACTGGCTTTGTCGACATCTCCATCCTCACAACCG GAATGAGTGCCACGGCCCGTAAGCGTAAGGAGGAATTGACCCAGGCCTTGAAGAAAATGATCCAGTCCAAGGGAAAGTCCCCTGCCATGAAGTACCAGCAGCTGTTTGATGACCTCCGAGGACAGTCTGAAGCT GCAATAACAAAGGACATGTTTGAAGAGGCTCTGCGAGCCCTGGCAGATGAAGACTATCTGACTGTCACTGGAAAGACTGTTCGCCTGCTGTAA